The following proteins come from a genomic window of Tepidiforma thermophila:
- a CDS encoding MBL fold metallo-hydrolase, with translation MEVANELMVRGIVVGVFQENCWVIGNRRTGEAICIDPGDEPEEILALARDMGVTIKYIANSHAHVDHVMGVAGVHAATGAKFLLHQADLDLLRHGWKAIAARFGISIEKGPPDPDAFVTHGDIVEVAGLRLHTIATPGHTPGSVSYYAEEGLLFSGDTLFRGSIGRTDLPGGNFEQEMRSICERLLVLPDETIVLPGHMQETTIGFEKQHNPFVLEWLRRGQDPAASWLRQ, from the coding sequence ATGGAAGTTGCCAACGAACTCATGGTCCGCGGCATCGTCGTCGGCGTGTTCCAGGAAAACTGCTGGGTCATCGGGAACCGCCGCACCGGCGAAGCCATCTGCATCGACCCCGGCGACGAGCCCGAGGAGATCCTCGCCCTCGCCCGCGACATGGGCGTCACCATTAAGTACATCGCCAACTCCCACGCCCACGTCGACCACGTCATGGGCGTCGCCGGCGTCCACGCCGCCACCGGGGCGAAGTTCCTCCTCCACCAGGCCGACCTCGACCTCCTCCGCCACGGCTGGAAGGCGATCGCCGCCCGCTTCGGCATCTCCATCGAAAAGGGCCCGCCCGACCCCGACGCCTTCGTCACTCACGGCGACATCGTCGAAGTCGCCGGCCTCCGCCTCCACACCATCGCCACCCCCGGCCACACCCCCGGCTCCGTCTCCTACTACGCCGAAGAGGGCCTCCTCTTCAGCGGCGATACCCTCTTCCGCGGCTCGATCGGCCGCACCGACCTCCCGGGCGGGAACTTCGAGCAGGAGATGCGTTCCATCTGCGAGCGGCTGCTCGTGCTCCCGGATGAGACCATCGTCCTCCCCGGCCACATGCAGGAAACCACGATCGGCTTCGAAAAGCAGCACAACCCCTTCGTCCTCGAATGGCTCCGCCGCGGCCAGGACCCCGCCGCAAGCTGGCTCCGGCAGTAA
- a CDS encoding sulfite exporter TauE/SafE family protein produces the protein MDWQTGLAVTGLAAAASLIQALSGFGFSLFIVPFLAMVIGPKETVALANLLGTAVNLTQLRAVGRAAERRTTAGMVAGCYLGMPFGLAVLLFLEPRALQAGMAICVLVFTAVLARGWQLRGTGPGWDLGTGFVSGLLNTSTSMSGPPVVLYLQGRRLAPLAFRGTTTVYFLATSGGAAAMLAASGTLTWHTAGLALLAFPASQAGRLAGNRLFHRLDERRFRLLVFVILAASACSALANAVR, from the coding sequence GTGGACTGGCAGACGGGCCTGGCGGTGACGGGGCTTGCGGCGGCGGCCTCGCTGATCCAGGCGCTTTCGGGCTTCGGGTTCTCGCTGTTCATCGTGCCGTTCCTGGCGATGGTGATTGGGCCGAAGGAGACGGTGGCGCTGGCGAACCTGCTCGGGACGGCGGTGAACCTGACGCAGCTGCGGGCGGTGGGGCGGGCAGCGGAGCGGCGGACGACCGCGGGGATGGTGGCTGGGTGTTACCTGGGGATGCCGTTCGGGCTGGCGGTGCTGCTGTTCCTGGAGCCGCGGGCGCTGCAGGCCGGCATGGCGATCTGTGTGCTGGTGTTCACGGCGGTGCTGGCACGCGGCTGGCAGCTGCGCGGTACGGGGCCCGGGTGGGACCTGGGGACGGGGTTCGTGAGCGGGCTGCTGAATACGTCAACGAGCATGTCGGGGCCGCCGGTCGTGCTGTATCTGCAGGGGCGGCGGCTGGCGCCGCTGGCGTTCCGGGGGACGACGACGGTGTACTTTCTGGCGACGTCGGGCGGGGCAGCGGCGATGCTGGCGGCTTCGGGGACGCTGACCTGGCACACCGCCGGGCTGGCGCTGCTGGCGTTTCCGGCGAGCCAGGCGGGGCGGCTGGCGGGCAACCGGCTGTTCCACCGGCTGGACGAGCGGCGCTTCCGGCTGCTGGTGTTCGTGATTCTTGCGGCAAGCGCGTGCTCGGCGCTGGCGAACGCGGTGCGGTAG
- a CDS encoding MBL fold metallo-hydrolase RNA specificity domain-containing protein translates to MTARIEFHGGAGTVTGSRFLVSTRDDAILVDCGLFQGLKELRLRNWQGPGFDPQAPRAIILTHAHIDHTGYLPRLVQLGYRGPIYTTPATAEMTRILLLDAAEIQEEDAAFANRKGFSKHHPALPLYTVKDALRALQYIRTRPYGERFDAGTFRVTFRNAGHILGSAFVQLEVPMGEDRAHRIVFSGDLGRYHQPIHTDPAPLPPCDTLVLESTYGDRSHGHQSVITQLRDELLPTLERGGTVLVPAFAVARAQLVTHHLRIAIETGRFPDVPIHIDSPMANDVTGLYNRYLESEYLDRDIPHTAPGALFPRNVRFHRTIEDSKKLNNLPGPRIIIAASGMLTGGRVLHHLQRLAPDPRNLICLVGYQAAGTRGRALLEGAPTVRVFGIDVDVRARVTCIHGLSAHADRDELIRWVESAHEPPKRIVLVHGEPPAAESLAAALRARVLSDLVVPALGQSLALA, encoded by the coding sequence GTGACGGCTCGTATCGAATTCCATGGCGGCGCCGGCACCGTCACCGGCTCCCGCTTCCTCGTTTCCACCCGCGACGACGCCATCCTCGTCGATTGCGGCCTCTTCCAGGGCCTGAAAGAGCTCCGCCTGCGCAACTGGCAGGGCCCCGGCTTCGACCCCCAGGCCCCCCGCGCCATAATCCTTACCCACGCCCACATCGACCACACCGGCTACCTCCCCCGGCTCGTCCAGCTCGGCTACCGCGGCCCCATCTACACAACGCCCGCCACCGCCGAAATGACCCGCATCCTCCTCCTCGATGCGGCCGAAATCCAGGAGGAAGATGCCGCCTTCGCTAACCGGAAAGGCTTCAGCAAACACCACCCCGCCCTCCCCCTCTACACCGTCAAAGACGCCCTTCGGGCCCTCCAGTACATCCGCACCCGGCCCTATGGCGAACGCTTCGACGCCGGCACCTTCCGCGTCACCTTCCGCAACGCCGGCCATATCCTCGGCTCCGCCTTCGTACAGCTCGAAGTTCCCATGGGCGAAGACCGCGCCCACCGCATCGTCTTCAGCGGCGACCTCGGGCGCTACCACCAGCCCATCCACACCGACCCCGCCCCCCTCCCGCCCTGCGACACCCTCGTCCTCGAATCCACCTACGGCGACCGCTCCCACGGCCACCAGTCCGTCATCACGCAGCTCCGCGACGAACTCCTCCCCACCCTCGAGCGCGGCGGGACCGTCCTGGTGCCCGCCTTCGCTGTCGCCCGCGCCCAGCTCGTCACCCACCACCTCCGCATCGCCATCGAAACCGGCCGCTTCCCCGATGTCCCCATCCACATCGACTCCCCCATGGCCAACGACGTCACCGGCCTCTACAACCGCTACCTCGAAAGCGAATACCTCGACCGCGACATCCCTCACACTGCCCCCGGCGCCCTCTTCCCCCGCAACGTCCGTTTCCACCGCACCATCGAGGATTCGAAGAAGCTCAACAACCTCCCCGGCCCCCGCATCATCATCGCCGCCAGCGGCATGCTCACCGGCGGCCGCGTCCTCCACCACCTCCAGCGGCTCGCCCCCGACCCGCGCAACCTCATCTGCCTGGTCGGCTACCAGGCCGCCGGAACCCGCGGCCGCGCCCTCCTCGAAGGAGCGCCCACCGTCCGCGTCTTCGGCATCGACGTCGACGTCCGCGCCCGCGTCACCTGCATCCACGGCCTTTCCGCCCACGCCGACCGCGATGAACTGATCCGCTGGGTCGAATCCGCCCACGAGCCCCCGAAACGCATCGTCCTCGTCCACGGCGAACCGCCCGCCGCCGAGTCGCTCGCTGCCGCCCTCCGCGCCCGCGTGCTGTCCGACCTCGTCGTCCCCGCGCTTGGCCAGTCTCTCGCCCTCGCCTGA
- the dcd gene encoding dCTP deaminase, with amino-acid sequence MVLSDRTIRRELAAGNIEIEPLGEDAIQPASVDLRLGHQFRVFRNSRVPFIDVKQEYPDLTELVTATDEQPFILHPGEFALAVTLERVRLPDFIVGRLEGKSSLGRLGLLVHSTAGYVDPGWNGALTLELSNVANLPIALYPGMKVSQISFLRLTEPAEHPYGSREAGSKYQGQEGPTPSRYYLNFRKEQ; translated from the coding sequence GAGCCGCTGGGGGAGGACGCAATCCAGCCGGCGAGCGTGGACCTTCGGCTGGGGCACCAGTTCCGGGTGTTCCGGAATTCGCGGGTGCCGTTCATCGACGTGAAGCAGGAGTACCCGGACCTGACGGAGCTGGTGACGGCGACGGACGAGCAGCCGTTCATCCTGCACCCGGGGGAGTTTGCGCTGGCGGTGACGCTGGAGCGGGTGCGGCTGCCCGATTTCATCGTGGGGCGGCTGGAGGGGAAATCGTCGCTCGGGCGGCTGGGGCTGCTGGTGCACTCGACGGCGGGGTACGTGGACCCGGGCTGGAACGGGGCGCTGACGCTGGAGCTTTCGAACGTGGCGAACCTGCCGATTGCGCTGTATCCGGGGATGAAGGTTTCGCAGATTTCGTTCCTGCGGCTGACGGAGCCGGCGGAGCACCCGTACGGTTCGCGGGAGGCGGGGAGCAAGTACCAGGGGCAGGAGGGGCCGACGCCGAGCCGGTACTACCTGAACTTCCGGAAAGAGCAGTAG